Proteins co-encoded in one Xiphophorus hellerii strain 12219 chromosome 10, Xiphophorus_hellerii-4.1, whole genome shotgun sequence genomic window:
- the foxj1b gene encoding forkhead box protein J1-B: MPVLSSPDSANRFRERWLDQAAGSGSAPLDDSLTSLHWLQNFSILSADPERLAGTGPECPSSPPHLLLRRLGFPRTGTDSPSSPPAGDTAAAAGMPRYPGSPATSGSQTTAAPPPRFSQLPAPGFPVQAGPPVEVDYRSNPKVKPPYSYASLICMAMQASKQPKVTLSTIYSWITDNFCYYRHAEPSWQNSIRHNLSLNKCFKKVPRQKDEPGKGGFWQIDPQYADMFVNGIFKRRRMSANHYGSGGAAARQSKLVEGFPGSCPLQAGAKRKQLSSTDRSKLMRSTESPLLAMEANKVDILKGDFDLGSVFDDVLGSGCSTFEDLDLNTALSSLGCEVEASMNGRQHAVGPGRWGGAVDVTHYPSYSYLDLSDAATDGTVGVSQQPQQDQLLQGQHQLQHLDESATLFGEQPADAALQPWEEIKEEPQVIPLTLDPGFGLYEGFFTEMQQWERAESFL, translated from the exons ATGCCCGTCCTATCGAGCCCAGACAGCGCCAACAGGTTCAGGGAGAGGTGGCTGGACCAGGCCGCCGGTTCCGGTTCTGCCCCCCTGGATGACAGCCTCACCAGCCTCCACTGGCTGCAGAACTTCTCCATCCTGAGCGCCGACCCGGAGCGGCTGGCCGGTACCGGCCCGGAGTGCCCGTCCTCCCCCCCCCACCTGCTCCTCAGGCGGCTCGGCTTCCCCAGAACCGGGACCGACTCTCCGTCCAGCCCGCCGGCCGGGGACACGGCGGCGGCCGCCGGGATGCCGCGGTACCCGGGCAGCCCCGCCACCTCCGGCAGCCAGACTACCGCCGCGCCGCCGCCGCGGTTCTCCCAGCTCCCCGCACCGGGCTTCCCGGTCCAGGCGGGCCCGCCGGTGGAGGTGGACTACCGGAGCAACCCGAAGGTCAAGCCGCCCTATTCCTACGCCTCTCTCATCTGCATGGCCATGCAGGCCAGCAAGCAGCCCAAAGTCACGCTGTCCACCATCTACAGCTGGATCACAGACAACTTCTGCTACTACCGACACGCAGAGCCCAGCTGGCAG AACTCGATCCGTCACAACTTGTCCCTCAACAAGTGTTTCAAGAAAGTCCCGAGGCAGAAAGACGAGCCTGGGAAGGGGGGCTTCTGGCAGATCGACCCTCAGTACGCCGACATGTTCGTCAACGGCATCTTCAAGCGCAGGAGGATGTCTGCCAACCACTATGGCAGCGGCGGCGCCGCAGCAAGGCAGAGCAAGCTGGTGGAGGGTTTCCCCGGCAGCTGTCCTCTCCAGGCGGGCGCCAAGCGGAAGCAGCTGTCCTCCACCGACCGCAGCAAGCTGATGCGCTCCACCGAGTCCCCGCTTCTCGCCATGGAGGCCAACAAAGTCGACATCCTGAAGGGGGACTTTGACCTGGGGTCTGTGTTCGATGACGTTCTCGGCAGCGGCTGCAGCACCTTCGAGGATCTGGACCTGAACACGGCGCTGAGCTCGCTGGGCTGCGAGGTGGAGGCGTCCATGAACGGCCGGCAGCACGCGGTAGGCCCGGGGCGGTGGGGCGGCGCCGTGGATGTGACCCACTACCCGTCCTACAGCTACCTGGACCTGAGCGACGCCGCCACAGACGGCACCGTCGGCGTGTCGCAGCAGCCGCAGCAGGACCAGCTGCTGCAGGGACAACACCAGCTGCAACATCTGGACGAGTCGGCCACGCTGTTCGGCGAGCAGCCGGCGGACGCCGCGCTGCAGCCGTGGGAGGAGATTAAAGAGGAGCCGCAGGTCATTCCCCTGACCCTGGACCCGGGCTTTGGGCTTTACGAGGGCTTCTTCACCGAGATGCAGCAGTGGGAACGAGCGGAGAGTTTCCTGTGA